The following nucleotide sequence is from Desulfovibrio desulfuricans.
CACCGGCTCGTACATTTCGGGCCGCCTCTGCCCCGGCGGCCCTGTGACGCGGGCTATCGCCCTTGCGGCTTACTCTTATTCACGAAATGCCCTCGCTTTCGGGTCGGCAAAGCCGACACCGGCTCGTACATTTCGGGCCGCCTCTGCCCCGGCGGCCCTGTGACGCGGGCTGTCGCCCTTGCGTCACAGCCCTCCTTCTGTTACAGAAAGACCTTGTTTTGCAGTGGCCGCGCGGCGTTGGTAATAAATCCCAACCGCGCAGGTATGCGCGCCAGCCGCCCCAGGCGGCAGTGTCGGCGCATGTCCGTTCTGTCCTTTCCGAGGGGGAAATTGAACATGAAGAAGCTTATCGTCTGCGCCCTGCTGGCCGCCGTGCTGGCCGCCGTGCCCGCATTTGCCAAAAAGGCCTATGTGAACGGCATTGACCCCGACTATCCGCCCTTTGCCTACATGGATGAAAAAACTGGCAAGCCCGCTGGTTTTGACGTGGATTCCATGAACTGGATAGCCAAGACCATGGGATTTGAAGTGGTTCACAAGCCCATGGCATGGGACGGCATCATCCCCGCCCTGCTCGCCAAGCAGATCGACATGGTTGACTCCGGCATGAGCATCACCCCTGAGCGCGCCAAGGTTGTGCAGTTCTCCAACCCCTACTGGACGGTTTCGCGCGTGTTTGTTGTGCCCGCCGATTCCAAGCTGACTCCTGCCGATATTCTGAGCAAAAAAATCCAGCTCGGCGTGCAGCGCGGCACCTCTGAAGCCAACGACATCAAAAAAGAGCAGGAAGAAAAGAAATATCCTTTTGAACTGCGCTTTTACGAATCTTCCCCCCTTGCGGTTGAAGACCTCCTCAATGGTCGCATCCAGGCTGCCCTGATGGACGAACTGCCCGCCAACAACGCCATTGAAAATGGCCGCGCCGTCAAGAAGGCCGGCACCCACGGCGAACCCGACAATTTCGGCGTTGCCATGCGCAAAGACGACAAGGAACTGCAGAAGCTGGTGAACGAAGGCTATAAGAAGCTTATGGCCGACCCCTACTGGAAAGAACTGCAGCAGAAATACCTGAGCAAATAACGGACGCGCAAGCGCCCACACGTCAAGCGCGAACCGCCTGCAACCCGGACGGTTCGCGCTTGTGCGAAAAAGGCACCCTCCATACATGAATTCACTGCTTGTGGTATACAACGCCCTGCCCTCCATTCTGTCCGGCAGTCTGGTTACGGTGGGCAACGTCACCCTGTCGCTGACAATGGGTCTGCTGCTTGGCGTGCCCATGGCCGTGGCCCAGGTTTATGGCGGCCCCTGGCTTCGGCGGCTGGTAGCGTTGTATGTTTGGTTTTTCAGAGGTGTGCCCATTTTGGTGCTGCTGTTCCTCTGCTACGGCCTGTTCATCAGCATCGGTATTTCCATTGATCCCTTTTTCATCTGCTGTATCGTTCTTGGCAGCACCAGCACGGCCTACCAGTCGCAGATTTTCAGGGGCGCTATCGAAAGCTTGCCCCACGGGCAGCTCAATGCCGCGCGCGCCCTTGGCATGCGCGAAAGCACAGGCATCTGCTCCATTATCTTGCCTCAGGCCATGCGGCTCTCCATCCCTGGCTGGGCCAACGAATTTTCTATTCTTCTCAAAGATTCGGCCATCTGCTTTGTGCTCGGTACGCAAGACATCATGGCCCGCACCTCGTTTGTTGCAGCCAGAACGCACGAGCATCTGGCCCTCTACGCCACAGCGGGCGTGTTGTATTTTGTGCTGACGCTGGTGGTGCTGAAACTGTTGCGTCTTCTGGAACAAAAAATCCATGTACCCGGCTATTCCTCAGGGATCGGCATGGAAGGCATGGGTATGGGATAAGCATGAGCGTGGATCAACAAGCGGTATTGCAGGTCAAAGGCATTTCCAAGATGTTGGGCGGCAAGCCCATTCTGGATAATTGCAGTCTCACGGTGAACCGGGGCGAACTCAAGGTGCTCATCGGGCCTTCCGGCGCGGGCAAAAGCACGTTTCTTCAAAGTATCAACTGCCTTATCCCCCCGGATTCCGGCGAGATTTATCTTGAAGGCCAGTTGCTCAACCGCGCGGACAAGGCCGCACTGTGCGCCTTTCGCGCCCAGGTTGGCATGATCTTTCAGGATTTTAACCTGTTTGATCATCTTACAGCCGAAGAAAACGTGGCCATAGCCCTGCGCAAGGTGCGCGGCATGTCTGCTGCCGATGCGCGCGCCCGCGCACAGGAGGAGCTGGCCCGCGTTGGCCTTGCCCGCCGCGCAAGCCTGTACCCGGCGCAACTCTCTGGCGGCCAGAAGCAGCGCGTGGCCATGGCCCGCGCCCTCGCCATGGATCCCAAGGTTATTCTGCTTGATGAGCCGACCTCGGCCCTTGACCCAGAACTTGTGGGCGAAGTGCTTGCCGTTATTCGCGATCTCGCCAGCGGCGGCATGACCATGGTCATGGCAACGCACCAGATGGATTTTGCCCGTGCCCTTGCCACCGAAATCATTTTCATGGAACACGGCAAACTCATTGAACAGGGCTCGCCCGCCGTACTGCTGGCCGAAGGGTCAAACACGCGTACCCGCGATTTTTGCCAGCGTCTGCTGGAGATGGGGGCCTAAGTGCTGGACGCGGCCTTTTTCAGCAACGAACTGCTACCAGCCCTGAACCGTGGGCTGCTGGTTTCGATTGCGCTCATTATTCCAGCCGGGAGCCTTGGCTTTGTGGGCGGCGTACTCCTGGGTTGCGCCCGCGCCTTTGGGCCGCGCTGGCTGCGCCGCCTCGGCAACGGTTATACCTCGCTGATACGCGGTGTACCCCTGGCCGTGCAACTGATGATGATCTATTACGCTCTGCCCAAGCTTGGCATTTTCTTTTCACCCTTTGGCGCGGCCCTGACCAGTTTTACACTCTGTACAGCCGCCTACCAGTCGGAATACGTGCGAGGAGCGCTGCTTTCCATCAGGCAGGGCCAGGTGCGAGCCGCACAGGCGCTTGGGTTCAGCCAGTGGCAGACGGTCTCGTGGATCATTATTCCTCAGGCGGCCAGACGCGCCCTGCCCGGCTGCGGCAATGAGATCATCTATCTTATCAAGTACAGTTCACTGGCCTATCTGGTCACGTGTCTTGAACTCATGGGCGAAGGCAAGGTTGTTGCCTCTGATACGTTTCGCTTTACCGAAGTCTTTATCGCGGTGGGGGCCTACTACCTGGCAATGGTCACCCTGGCAACGTTTCTGTTGCGTTGGCTTGAAGACAGATACCGCATCCCCGGCTTTGGAGCGCGCTAACGCCGCCTCTTTGACTTTTTCCATGTCACGAGAAAGGCCCGCTTGCGCGGGCCTTTTAACATTTCTTTGTATCGTTGGGCACTTCAGGGGCACCCTGGGCCGGGCATCAATCCTGCCCAAGCTCCTTTTTGAGCCAGGACTTCACTTCGGGCGTGGGTTCGCTTATGCCCCGCCATGAACCGTGAACCTTGCGGTAATCTTCCATCAGGCCCGAAGGCAGAGGAACGGTGATCAGATCGTCCGCCCTTTCAGAATTACGCCTCACAAGCCGTATAACTGGCGGCTCCTGCCAGCTGTCCACCACAAAGTAGTGGGACACATCTTCCTTGGAGCGAACCGGCGGGTATTCTGAATGCCAGTCGTTATTTCCCCATTCCAGATACATGGTTACTGCGTGTTCGGGGCTGAGGTTCCAGTCTATATTGTAAAGAGAAAAATCCTTCAGGGATGTCATGGCTTCCTCCTTGAGTGCTTAATTTATTAATAACAATTATCGATAAACTATGCAAGTGGCTGGCCCAGGTTTAGCTACTTCTTCCCCGATTGCTCCGCATCCTTCCTTTTCTGGGCGCGCTCAGCCTCAAGCCTGCGTTGCTGACGAACGCGCTCAAGCCGTGTTTGCTGCGCCTGCTCGCGCTGCTGCCGCGCTTCCTCAAGCAGCCGCTCACGTTTGCGGTCAAAAACAAGTGTCGTACGCAGGGCCGCAGTCCCCAAAGAAACCATTGTCACGATGAGAATCAGAATCTTCTGGATCGACCACGGTTCGGAGCCAAGAATATCCCGTAACCAGCCCAGACGCAGCGTATCGCCCCAAAAATAGACCACCGGCACGGCAACGAAGCACAGCAGCAGCCCCAAGGCTTCCAGCCACATAAACGTTTTGAGCAGGGTAAGGCCAAAAAGAGTTCCATCGCGTACCATTCGCAAAAATTGCAGACGCTTGCGCAGACTG
It contains:
- a CDS encoding ABC transporter substrate-binding protein, producing MKKLIVCALLAAVLAAVPAFAKKAYVNGIDPDYPPFAYMDEKTGKPAGFDVDSMNWIAKTMGFEVVHKPMAWDGIIPALLAKQIDMVDSGMSITPERAKVVQFSNPYWTVSRVFVVPADSKLTPADILSKKIQLGVQRGTSEANDIKKEQEEKKYPFELRFYESSPLAVEDLLNGRIQAALMDELPANNAIENGRAVKKAGTHGEPDNFGVAMRKDDKELQKLVNEGYKKLMADPYWKELQQKYLSK
- a CDS encoding amino acid ABC transporter permease produces the protein MNSLLVVYNALPSILSGSLVTVGNVTLSLTMGLLLGVPMAVAQVYGGPWLRRLVALYVWFFRGVPILVLLFLCYGLFISIGISIDPFFICCIVLGSTSTAYQSQIFRGAIESLPHGQLNAARALGMRESTGICSIILPQAMRLSIPGWANEFSILLKDSAICFVLGTQDIMARTSFVAARTHEHLALYATAGVLYFVLTLVVLKLLRLLEQKIHVPGYSSGIGMEGMGMG
- a CDS encoding amino acid ABC transporter ATP-binding protein: MSVDQQAVLQVKGISKMLGGKPILDNCSLTVNRGELKVLIGPSGAGKSTFLQSINCLIPPDSGEIYLEGQLLNRADKAALCAFRAQVGMIFQDFNLFDHLTAEENVAIALRKVRGMSAADARARAQEELARVGLARRASLYPAQLSGGQKQRVAMARALAMDPKVILLDEPTSALDPELVGEVLAVIRDLASGGMTMVMATHQMDFARALATEIIFMEHGKLIEQGSPAVLLAEGSNTRTRDFCQRLLEMGA
- a CDS encoding amino acid ABC transporter permease, yielding MLDAAFFSNELLPALNRGLLVSIALIIPAGSLGFVGGVLLGCARAFGPRWLRRLGNGYTSLIRGVPLAVQLMMIYYALPKLGIFFSPFGAALTSFTLCTAAYQSEYVRGALLSIRQGQVRAAQALGFSQWQTVSWIIIPQAARRALPGCGNEIIYLIKYSSLAYLVTCLELMGEGKVVASDTFRFTEVFIAVGAYYLAMVTLATFLLRWLEDRYRIPGFGAR
- a CDS encoding DVU0772 family protein gives rise to the protein MTSLKDFSLYNIDWNLSPEHAVTMYLEWGNNDWHSEYPPVRSKEDVSHYFVVDSWQEPPVIRLVRRNSERADDLITVPLPSGLMEDYRKVHGSWRGISEPTPEVKSWLKKELGQD